One window from the genome of Penaeus monodon isolate SGIC_2016 chromosome 4, NSTDA_Pmon_1, whole genome shotgun sequence encodes:
- the LOC119598961 gene encoding galactosylgalactosylxylosylprotein 3-beta-glucuronosyltransferase P-like, producing the protein MIPSAPMPEIYRNPAVTGKGKGWAKRARRLLPRGVANRMAGLDWVKQHASSGVVYFADDDNTYDTRLFEEMRYTKRVSMWPVGLMGSSGMSTPIIKEGKFVGWYDAYIANRKFPVDMAGFAVSVELIQQVPNASMPFKAGREETGFLESLKISTADIEFKADNCSKIYVWHTQTVDIYVSPRFKFLQKKYKNTNVGILVESMA; encoded by the exons ATGATTCCCTCAGCACCGATGCCGGAAATATACAGGAACCCAGCCGTGACCGGCAAAGGGAAGGGTTGGGCTAAAAGGGCGAGGAGGCTCTTACCCAGGGGCGTGGCCAACAGGATGGCAGGACTTGACTGGGTTAAGCAACATGCATCGTCAGGAGTCGTTTACTTCGCTGACGACGACAACACCTACGACACCAGGCTCTTCGAAGAG atGCGATATACCAAGCGGGTATCCATGTGGCCAGTGGGGCTTATGGGGTCCTCGGGAATGTCGACGCCCATCATCAAGGAAGGGAAGTTTGTTGGCTGGTACGACGCCTACATTGCCAACCGAAAGTTCCCTGTCGATATGGCTGGATTTGCTGTGTCCGTCGAGCTCATTCAGCAG GTTCCCAATGCCAGTATGCCGTTCAAAGCGGGACGTGAAGAGACTGGGTTCCTCGAGAGTCTGAAAATCAGCACGGCAGACATTGAGTTTAAAGCCGATAATTGTTCCAAG ATCTACGTATGGCATACTCAGACAGTGGATATATATGTTTCTCCGAGATTCAAGTTCTtacaaaaaaagtacaaaaacacgAACGTGGGAATTCTCGTAGAAAGCATGGCGTAA